Proteins from a single region of Candidatus Zixiibacteriota bacterium:
- a CDS encoding aryl-sulfate sulfotransferase, protein MKLNIAQLFKMLFMLAVLSIGLSSGWLVSPLQAQEQTLGLFRYDSAAFDGYTLFAPLHSTTTFLIDMYGRRVHAWEAEYIPNGCAYLLENGHLMRSSRVVPGGGGLIREIDWDGTVLWEFNYFDSTVRQHHDFEVLPSGNVLLLAWEFKSKPEAIAAGRDSLLFESEIVEVWPEHVVEVEPIYPSGGNIVWEWHLWDHLIQDYDSTKANYGVVADHPELVDINFAISDGHDWLHANAVDYNPQLDQIIISCRQISQFWIIDHSTTTEEAASHSGGNSGMGGDILYRWGNPQGYDRGTEEDQKLYLQHDAQWITPGLQGEGRILLYNNGGKDRLHSTVDEIETTVDVNGHYPQPAPGEAHGPAAASWVYGADPADEFYSTILSGASRLANGNTLICAGIHGWFFEVTSDGEKVWEYINPVGVDGPGAQGDTVATNRVFRCFRYAPDYPGLQGRDLTPGGPLELYPTNISSTAHFPLVPAQDDSIVISSWIVADSQIQTAELHYSIGSGYSTLTLYDDGNHHDSLTGDGLFAAVIPPLLNSTGCTYYLSVTDNAGSITTDPPNPPTTTYFVAVESGAIPICGDIDGDGHDVNISDLVFLVDWMFTGGPPPPVLEAADVDGTGAIDIADLVYLVDFMFGGGPAPICL, encoded by the coding sequence ATGAAATTGAACATAGCTCAGCTTTTCAAGATGTTATTCATGTTGGCGGTGCTGAGTATCGGGTTGTCGTCCGGCTGGCTTGTCTCACCCCTTCAGGCACAAGAACAGACCCTCGGACTGTTCCGCTACGACTCCGCCGCTTTTGATGGATACACGCTGTTTGCGCCGCTGCACTCAACGACCACCTTCCTGATTGACATGTACGGCCGTCGTGTACACGCTTGGGAAGCTGAGTATATCCCCAATGGTTGTGCCTATCTGCTTGAAAACGGACATCTAATGAGATCGTCACGAGTCGTCCCGGGCGGCGGCGGACTGATCCGTGAGATCGATTGGGACGGCACAGTGTTGTGGGAGTTCAACTATTTTGATTCGACCGTCCGACAGCATCATGATTTTGAGGTTCTGCCCAGCGGCAATGTACTCCTGCTGGCTTGGGAGTTCAAGAGTAAGCCGGAAGCAATTGCGGCCGGCAGGGATTCGCTCCTGTTCGAGTCCGAGATAGTTGAAGTTTGGCCGGAACATGTCGTTGAAGTTGAACCGATCTATCCATCAGGCGGCAACATCGTGTGGGAATGGCATCTTTGGGACCATCTGATTCAGGATTACGATTCAACCAAGGCTAACTACGGGGTCGTAGCCGATCACCCGGAACTGGTGGATATAAACTTCGCCATCAGTGACGGTCATGACTGGCTTCATGCCAACGCCGTCGATTATAATCCGCAATTGGATCAGATTATTATCAGTTGTCGGCAAATCAGCCAGTTCTGGATCATCGACCACAGTACCACCACCGAGGAAGCAGCCTCGCACTCAGGCGGCAACAGCGGTATGGGCGGTGACATCCTTTACCGCTGGGGTAACCCTCAGGGGTACGACAGAGGTACCGAAGAAGACCAGAAGCTATACCTTCAGCATGATGCCCAATGGATTACCCCCGGTCTGCAGGGCGAAGGCAGAATTCTCTTGTATAACAACGGCGGCAAGGATCGGCTGCACTCGACAGTGGATGAGATCGAGACCACCGTTGACGTTAACGGCCACTACCCCCAGCCCGCACCCGGCGAGGCGCACGGTCCGGCCGCAGCATCCTGGGTTTACGGCGCCGATCCCGCCGATGAATTCTACTCGACGATTCTATCCGGCGCATCGCGCCTGGCCAACGGCAACACCCTTATTTGCGCCGGCATTCATGGGTGGTTTTTTGAGGTAACGTCGGATGGGGAAAAGGTGTGGGAGTATATCAACCCGGTCGGCGTCGATGGACCGGGGGCGCAGGGCGATACGGTGGCCACCAATCGTGTTTTCAGGTGTTTCCGCTATGCTCCGGATTACCCCGGCTTGCAGGGGCGCGACCTGACACCGGGTGGACCGCTGGAACTGTATCCTACAAACATCTCAAGTACTGCCCATTTCCCGCTGGTCCCCGCTCAGGATGATTCAATCGTGATCAGTTCTTGGATAGTTGCCGACTCTCAAATCCAGACGGCTGAACTTCATTATAGCATCGGAAGTGGATACTCGACACTCACTCTCTATGATGACGGCAATCATCACGATTCTCTGACCGGCGACGGTCTGTTCGCAGCCGTGATTCCGCCGCTATTGAATTCGACCGGCTGTACCTACTATCTCAGCGTTACCGACAACGCCGGTTCCATCACGACCGACCCACCCAACCCACCAACGACGACCTACTTCGTGGCTGTGGAATCCGGTGCAATCCCAATATGTGGCGACATCGACGGTGACGGCCACGATGTGAATATTTCCGACCTGGTTTTTCTGGTTGACTGGATGTTCACGGGGGGGCCTCCCCCACCGGTTCTGGAAGCAGCCGATGTTGACGGCACCGGGGCGATAGACATCGCCGACCTGGTCTACCTGGTGGATTTCATGTTCGGTGGCGGACCGGCGCCGATTTGTCTTTAG
- a CDS encoding aryl-sulfate sulfotransferase codes for MLLSIGGMVLAAAVLFNLFIGQATAQDQTVGLYIHDSAAYDGYTLYSPLRAEATYLIDMHGRQIHSWTTEFSPGNSVYLLENGHLLMPQRSPAVGGGGLIRELDWDGTLLWEYIYSDSTVKQHHDIEPMPNGNVLLLAWEFLTLEEAIANGRDSSIMDAGILQLWPTHVVEVEPIYPSGGNIVWEWHLWDHLIQDFDATKLNYGVVADHPELMDINFALNGDDDWIHANSVQYNPVLDQIIISCRRPSEIWIIDHSTTTEEAASHSGGNSGMGGDFLYRWGNPIGYDAGTELDQQLFLQHDAQWIPPGLPGEGNVLLFNNGGQGRLWSTVDEIETTVDGNGHYPQPAPGVAHGPSAASWFYIADPTGDFYASFISGAQRLPNGNTLICSGPQGRLFEVTTAGEIVWEYISPVGNAGPVAQGEAADGNNVFRCTRISADYAGLQGRDLTPGPPIELYPVSIAAASHAPLAPRSDDSVIVTAIIAADSGLMVAELYVDTGNGYESIALLDDGAHDDGLAGDSLFGAVLAPIAESTLVSYYIYCEDSIGGVTSNPANPPATTYSFMVLPGYECGDIDHAGDGMNISDLVWLVDFMFTGGPPPPVLEAADVNGSGAIDIADLVYVVDFMFNGGPPPVCE; via the coding sequence ATGTTATTGTCGATTGGCGGGATGGTGTTAGCTGCCGCAGTTCTTTTCAACTTGTTTATCGGTCAAGCTACGGCACAGGACCAAACAGTCGGCTTGTATATTCACGATTCGGCAGCTTATGACGGTTACACTTTGTACTCACCCCTGCGCGCTGAGGCTACCTATCTGATCGACATGCACGGACGGCAGATACACTCCTGGACTACAGAGTTCTCCCCCGGCAATTCCGTTTACCTTTTGGAGAACGGGCACCTGCTTATGCCTCAACGTTCACCGGCTGTCGGCGGCGGTGGACTGATCAGGGAACTTGACTGGGACGGCACCCTGCTCTGGGAATACATCTATAGCGACTCAACGGTCAAGCAACACCACGATATCGAACCGATGCCCAACGGCAACGTCCTCCTATTGGCCTGGGAATTCCTGACCCTGGAAGAGGCTATCGCCAATGGAAGAGATTCTTCGATCATGGATGCGGGCATTCTGCAACTGTGGCCGACACATGTGGTCGAGGTTGAGCCGATATATCCCAGCGGCGGAAACATAGTTTGGGAATGGCACTTGTGGGACCATCTGATACAGGATTTTGATGCAACCAAACTGAACTACGGTGTCGTGGCCGATCACCCGGAACTGATGGACATCAATTTTGCGTTGAACGGTGATGACGATTGGATTCACGCCAATTCGGTCCAGTACAACCCGGTTCTGGATCAGATCATAATCAGTTGTCGCAGGCCGAGCGAGATATGGATAATCGACCACAGTACCACCACCGAGGAAGCAGCCTCGCACTCAGGCGGCAACAGCGGCATGGGTGGTGATTTCCTCTATCGCTGGGGGAACCCAATAGGCTATGATGCCGGAACGGAGCTCGATCAGCAACTGTTCCTTCAACACGACGCACAGTGGATACCGCCTGGTCTTCCGGGTGAGGGCAATGTTCTTTTGTTCAATAACGGCGGGCAGGGTCGGCTGTGGTCCACGGTGGATGAGATAGAAACCACCGTCGACGGCAACGGTCACTACCCCCAGCCCGCGCCCGGCGTCGCTCATGGCCCAAGCGCAGCTTCGTGGTTCTATATTGCTGACCCCACCGGTGATTTCTATGCTTCGTTTATTTCCGGCGCCCAGCGTCTGCCCAACGGCAACACTCTCATCTGTTCCGGCCCGCAAGGTCGGCTCTTTGAAGTAACTACAGCCGGCGAGATCGTGTGGGAGTATATCAGTCCGGTTGGCAACGCCGGACCGGTGGCGCAAGGTGAGGCCGCTGATGGCAACAATGTTTTCAGATGTACGCGGATATCGGCCGATTACGCCGGCTTGCAGGGTCGTGACTTGACGCCCGGTCCACCCATTGAGTTGTATCCCGTCAGTATAGCAGCAGCATCGCACGCGCCATTGGCTCCGCGATCCGACGACTCGGTGATTGTCACAGCAATCATTGCCGCCGACTCCGGACTGATGGTTGCCGAACTGTATGTAGACACCGGAAACGGGTATGAGTCCATCGCATTGCTGGACGATGGTGCTCACGACGACGGCTTGGCCGGTGACAGTTTGTTCGGTGCCGTCCTGGCGCCTATCGCCGAATCGACCCTGGTCTCTTACTACATCTATTGTGAAGACAGCATCGGTGGCGTGACAAGCAATCCGGCCAACCCGCCCGCGACCACTTACTCGTTTATGGTCCTGCCCGGTTACGAGTGTGGTGACATCGATCACGCCGGAGACGGTATGAATATCTCTGATTTGGTCTGGCTGGTCGATTTCATGTTCACCGGTGGACCGCCCCCACCGGTTTTGGAAGCAGCCGACGTTAACGGTTCCGGCGCCATTGATATAGCTGATCTTGTCTACGTGGTCGACTTTATGTTCAACGGCGGTCCGCCGCCGGTGTGTGAGTAG